GAAAGATGAAAAGATTCTGGCCTCTTACAGTAACAATATTTTTGATGTGGAGTAAGTAGACAGAtctcttttctttgctttttttttaatttgcatggATCGATATATGTTATTGCCTTTATACCACTAACGACATGCGGAGTTGACATGAATTTCGTTGTACACTTGCTTGAATCTCACGAAAAAACAATATGCCTATTGTTTGATAAGCTATGTGTATTTCGCAGTTTAATTTTTACGGGGGTGGGCTAATCGGACTGTGCTGAAACATCGTGTCCTGGAATCAACAATTGGTTCATAGTTAGCGTGGTTCCGTTTAGTCATGGTTGCAAGCGGAAGATTACTAAGGAAGAGAGAAGCGTGTGACTCTAGGTTCCCGATTGCCTTGTAACGTCCCAAGGGCATCCACAACTCCACTACTCACGCTAAGCCTTATTAATAACTTATTGTTTTGCTGCTTTGATATTGTTTTCTCAAaatttagtttctccaaacccagcTGGAGCTTACAGAAATGCATTAAAGTGGCTCCCTTGCGTCATCAGCAGACGTCCATAACATTATGGAGTACGCTGATGCCGTCAGTAAATTGTTCGGCTGAAATTGGCTATGTtagagaagttttcaaatgactattgAAACTTTTTACGCGATGTCGATTGCTACGCGCTtactgattggctaaaaaatctCGCACCAGTTTTTAACCAACTAGAAGAAAAGCCAATTGCACCGTAAACACGTGATTATTCCCGTGCCTTGACCAAGTTACTGTTAATTGCTAGAagctctgattggtttatcgcTCTACCTACTGCTGTTGTAATTGATaaaagtaattactttggtattggttttttcGAGAGTCATGTGTAAACTGCTGCGCAATAGTAACTTGTAGGCAATGCATAGCTTGTAAACAAAGttattgttgttgatgttgcaGCAGGCTATGCAGACAGTACAAAAGGTGAGGAAAACCTTCACTCAGCTACGAAAAGAGAGCCGGACTGTAAAATTGATCGATTACATGCAGTTTACAGCAAAAAAGGAGCAATAAACTGTAAACCAGTTTTACAATAATGTGCAGTGCTAACGGGTGCTTTCAAAACACCGCATAACATAACAGTATATATTGAGcggaaaaaacaacaaaaattggTCTGTGCAGTTCTATACGCCATGTTTTCAAGATAATGCAGCCCGCCATCGAAGCGAAGCCTAGCTTCTATCCAAAGTAATGCGTTCTGCACATTTATTTGAAGATGACTTATTGCACGATTATCATTTCTGAGATATCAGTCATGAGCTTTTGTCAAATTTCTATTTAAAATCGTTACATGCACGTTCTCAGTGACTTAGTCCCTAAGATTGGTGTAACTCCCTTCTGCATGGGACGTTAGAGCTAAATTCGTTTGGTAGTTTCCACCGGGTAGATTCTTTAAGCTCAACACGAATTATTTGCCGCTCGGTTCGCGTAAAACGTCGCTTATAGTACAAGGAGACCGGAAAGTATATTTCCGCCAgtaggaaaaaaattcacccaATTGTTATCTAAAAAACCATCTGAACTGACTGAACTTCCTTGAATCGCCCTGACGAACATTGTGCGTCAATTGATAGATCATTCGTATCTCCTTTCAGGCTTCCAATCAATTTGACATGTTCGAGAACAATCATCTCGCTCAATTTTCAAATCCTTGACAAGTCGTCCGAGAAAATGACGGCTCTTTTCGAACATTAACCACGCTCCATGGATGATCCCTACGTTCTCATTtgttttgtcgttgttgtcgttgtttcttatttgttaattttatttaaaggTAAACCGAGGATAGTGATTCCCTCACAAGTGACTCGAACCGTTCCAAACTTTTATGTGTGGTGTTCATCTGACGGATCTCCTCCGATTAATATGTCATTGATGAATTCATCTACTATTTTGGATGAAGCTGTGGGAAGAGTAAAGAGCAGAATACTTATCGATGGCAACTACACTTGCATAGCAAGTAGTGAGTTTGGCACTGACTCGAAGACATTCCATGTTTCCGTTGATGGTAATATTATAGCGCTTGCttgcaatgaaaaatgaattcaGAGGCCAAAAAGGCCATTTGCTGCACTATTGCGAAAGGAAAAGATGGCTGAGTTTCCGCAaataatgttgaaaataattctgtAGCCTTTACAACGGTAACTGTAAAGTAGGGCTATCGCAGCGCTTTTTTGGGTAAGGCGCGAATGTAATGTTTTTTGTTGTcgttgtcgtttttttttttttgcaaaagtgAATTTCGTGCCCTTATAGTTACGTTACGTCACGTAGAAAACGAGAAACGGCGGCTATTCTTccttatttatatatatatatatatttttattcaacaatGGGAACCATTAAAGGCCATAGGAGATTAAAGTTACAGAAAGGTAACAAATTCTTCGACAGAGAATTTGATTTGGCAGACAACTCACTAAGAAGAAGGGCTGAGGCTGCGTTTTCACTAGGCCGATTAACTACCTGAACATTCTTTGTAGGTTTTTGTTTACAGACTAACATTAGCTAGTTAAACGTGAcaccatcctcggagacccaggggcagttagagagggcgggaaaaaaattggggcgaagaaaagtcaagaacgagGAGAAGAGCCCCTGGGGACAGAGTTTTAACGGACCAGTTCCAAAACGCCGGCGTAGttctggcttctgattggtgccacaaaacctttgtttttttgtgcccaatcacagagCAGTAAAACTAGGAGTCGTGTCGTGTCTTCTTACACGAAACATACATAAAGGTCAGTTGCTCGCCATATTGGTCTGGGTCGTTCGTTAAGGGATCGGATTGATTACTCGAGGAGGAAAGTGCTAATCACAGCACAAAATTTAGCAGTGATTTTTCGCCATATCAGCACGAAACTCGCCCGAAATACGCTGGACTTTTCGCAGGTATCGTATTAACATTGTATTTAAAATTTGCGAATTTTTATACAATCACACATGTCGATGAATGTTTCGGCTACTTTTCTTTGGACaaaatgagttttttgtccCTGTATTTCGCACATCGATTGCTGTGATTGAAACTTTTCCAATCTCGAGTAATCCTTCGTCGCACGGGACAGGCAGGTACGTCAAGCATCCCATGGCCAGGTTCTGGTACGCGAGCAGCACGGCTTTGTTTGCATGCTAAAACTGCGCTGTCTCGCAACGTTTATCACACAGCTGTGCACTCTTTCAAGTTTATGATGAGTAACACTAATAGAGAAAATGTTAACGACCGTTGTCGAGTTTgcgcttttgtttttgtcaacaaaactAGAAAGAGAATTATTGATGGCGATTTTCTGAAGAAATTGGAAAAGTCTATAATCAAAACGTCCGGGAAGACGATGGCTTTCCCCGTGCAGTGTGTAACCCTTGCCACTACAGAGTTGAAGCAATGTGGATACAGGCTTCAGTTGTCAATCCGAGCCACCATCTTTCGAAGAGGAGACATCCCCTTTCCCCTTTAACATCTAGTCAAGTAGATGAGCAGACAGCTTCTCAAATAAGCAATAAGAAAGGCTATATTTACCTTTTGAAAATGTGCCAAGGCCAAAGCCGCTAGCATTGGTGATGTCAAGCAAAGAGGGAGACATTTGGAATGAGAAAGGCAGCCAAACAAGAAATTCGAGTTGTCGCTGCTTTCCTATTTCTTCAAAGGAAACATGTGTTAAGGTTGCACAGTTGCTTAGTATAACTAAGCGAGATACGTGTATATGAAGAAACCATCCTTGGACACTGTTGCATGGAACTTTTTGATATTTAGATGTGCACCCATACTTACATTTACAATGTGTGTCATTCTCTATAAAACTAAAAATGATGTTTTTATAATAGTGGCCAATTGGCCACATCTTGATACTTTGTAGTTGCAATCATTAACAGGACCATATTCAACCTTTCTGGCTGTGTAAAGGATGGTATGACCTGTCCACTTCCAGGTTCGTTTGAACCAAAAggaattctttcaaagtttttaACATGTTTAATTAGTTCTGTTTCAAGATTTTATCTCACTGGTTTAGTACACATTGATAGAcaccctgaaaaagaaaaattaattagttCAATTATTAGTTAATAATTATCCTACACCCCTGTATGTGTTAGGAACTGGCTCTTGGTGGTTAACTGTACCAAAGTGGCCCAGAAAGTACATGTACCCACCACTTGTCATGTAAATGTTGGGAATAACtcttatgattattattatataatttcGAACATTAATCGAGCAAGTTAATGAATTTTTAACTCTAATACTGCTCACTAGAGCCCTGTATACTACACAGTCAtgttaaattatattaaaaaagTATTAGTCTATTTTCTTTGTTCTATGCTCCTTTAAGTTACTAATATATACCTGATCTTTCAAAATTAGTTTATTGTTCATTACCCCTGTAAAACCATCTCAAGGGAATTACcacaaaattaatacttttGCAAGGCCCGGGCATTGCTCTTTGCAAGTCTAAGACTTCTTCAGGTGTAGGTTTTGTGGCATTTAAATCAAAAGATTAACGTTTATCACTGATCAGCTGCTTTTGCTTGGAGCTGGTAAAGGAATGCAGGAAACTTGTAAGAAAAAAGAAGTCAGTGTTAAAATGCACTTCCCTAGAAGATCTTAGGAAATTTAAATGGTCAAAGCTGATAAAAGAGTGGGTACAGAAGGCAAGTACCCTATACAAGGTCTTTATGGCAATTGCAGTGCCACCACAATGTGCTAAGAGGAAAATGTAGTTCTCAGGCCTATCATTGGTGCAGCTGGTGCCATGCTCTTAAAGGCAAAAAATGCACAAATGTCTGCTGTTCAGTACCTTGTgggtctttctctttttcttagtCGAGCAAGAAAAAAGGTTTGTTTAATCATCTTTTACATGCTACATTATTTGCAGCTGTCGAAAACATAACATCAATCCTTCCACTAGTCTATTTTTATAATCAACGGTAGAGCATCTGAATCATAACTATAGGGTGGTCATAGGTTTAACTCCTATTTTAAGAAGAAAAAGGTAATTCAAAATATAAATGTACCTGTGTCACTTACTGAAAAATCATCTCATGATCATTAAATTGCTTGGCACatttctattataatttttatgCATTACAGCATCAGTTAACAATGTAACAGTGGTAATTGATATTAATCTTTATCATCAGTGACATGGCTGTTAAATGAATACAGATACGATGTATCTTATATGGACATACcagtacaattattattaaatcatGCAGTTATTTACCAGACTTCAGAAACTAGGCATGTGTATGAGCAAAAAAAGGCACCAATAGAAAAAATCGAAGAGGCTTCTCGGCTTCCATAGAGGATGTCCATCTCCGCTGTTCCTTTGATTATTCGCTTGTCAATTTCAACACTCTCTCCAACAAAGGCAGCTTTCAAACCAAGTGACCTTAAATAGCTCACTTGGTCTTTAATGATGCTCGCGAAGCGGCCCATGGGATGCTTGACGTACCTGCCTGTCCCGTGCGACGAAGGATTACTCGAGATTGGAAAAGTTTCAATCACAGCAATCGATGTGCGAAATACAGggacaaaaaactcattttGTCCAAAGAAAAGTAGCCGAAACATTCATCGACATGTGTGATTGTATAAAAATTCGCAAATTTTAAATACAATAATGTTAATACGATACCTGCGAAAAGTCCAGCGTATTTCGGGCGAGTTTCGTGCTGATATGGCGAAAAATCACTGCTAAATTTTGTGCTGTGATTGGATTTTTTCTCCTCGAGTAATCAATCCGATCCCTTAACGAACGACCCAGACCAATATGGCGAGCATCTGACCTTTATGTATGTTTCGTGTAAGAAGACACGACACGACTCC
This window of the Acropora muricata isolate sample 2 chromosome 14, ASM3666990v1, whole genome shotgun sequence genome carries:
- the LOC136899110 gene encoding uncharacterized protein isoform X2, whose translation is MKRFWPLTVTIFLMWSYADSTKGKPRIVIPSQVTRTVPNFYVWCSSDGSPPINMSLMNSSTILDEAVGRVKSRILIDGNYTCIASSEFGTDSKTFHVSVDDSGICSLCSCTYRIYRSRPDNYVNCYTKGLTTQSLTNIPTTTTYLNLRRNQITQLPEKVFSTLISLRYL
- the LOC136899110 gene encoding uncharacterized protein isoform X1, yielding MKRFWPLTVTIFLMWTGYADSTKGKPRIVIPSQVTRTVPNFYVWCSSDGSPPINMSLMNSSTILDEAVGRVKSRILIDGNYTCIASSEFGTDSKTFHVSVDDSGICSLCSCTYRIYRSRPDNYVNCYTKGLTTQSLTNIPTTTTYLNLRRNQITQLPEKVFSTLISLRYL